One region of Dioscorea cayenensis subsp. rotundata cultivar TDr96_F1 unplaced genomic scaffold, TDr96_F1_v2_PseudoChromosome.rev07_lg8_w22 25.fasta BLBR01001892.1, whole genome shotgun sequence genomic DNA includes:
- the LOC120257127 gene encoding subtilisin-like protease yields MSPPFHVLLLFIIIFFFSSSSIINCVIHDHDDLLLSIADNRTLFQIYIIHVDPPNDNVELLGEEEQQKWYESFLPNTTLDSGEPRLLYSYRHVISGFAAKLTLEELHEMERMPGFLLALEDKKNTLGTTHAPDFLGLNQWNSLWQSSNEGEGVIIGIADSGIRHTHVSFKDDGTMPDPPLKWRGCCQYVTPNCDPWSPSKCNNKLIGARAVGSIGSPDDEIGHGTHVASTAGGSRVYNAGVLGQAKGVAVGMAPRAHLAMYRICTANKNHEDECTDRDILGGIDQAITDGVDVLSLSIDTPKDYIQDTVVKSTFAGVEKGILASACAGNGGMFPSRLANDVPWILTVGATSMDRVVKATVKLGNGMELEGQSAYQPSSFSSSTMLELIYPGEIVKNDFNKACKSAALNFFDLKGKIVVCEAWVTNDVAKSEAVKKYGGAAMILLSQSWDGFTTFSEAHVIPTAHLNHVDSLKVVSYFRTEANPTATIIFGGTKDGVRRSPAVGSFSSRGPSLRNGGILKPDIIGPGVDILAAWNKQVGPDPFGSDDSAFNFAHGCSMATPMLAGIIALLKSTHPDWSPAMIKSAIMTTAHTTDRTGQPIADEKSNTYDKASFFAMGAGHVDPTRANDPGLVYNTTPEDYIGYLCSLKQLSEFSIGIIIRRRNFHCADYVKIEPEQLNYPSISVSMNNALLKKITRTVINVGESNSVYKVEVDDPEGVSLKVDPESLTFSQMYEEKSFIVSFNAKIPHPFKGEYSEGQLVWKSTSLKEYAVRSPISVQF; encoded by the coding sequence ATGTCTCCTCCTTTCCATGTATTGCTATTgtttatcatcatcttcttcttctcttcctcttccatTATTAATTGTGTCATTCATGATCATGATGACCTCCTCCTTTCAATAGCTGACAATCGAACTCTTTTCCAAATCTACATTATTCATGTTGATCCGCCGAATGACAATGTGGAGCTTCTTGGTGAAGAGGAGCAACAAAAGTGGTATGAGTCATTTTTGCCGAACACTACTCTCGACTCCGGTGAGCCAAGGCTCCTTTATTCGTACCGACACGTTATTAGCGGCTTTGCAGCAAAACTAACTTTGGAAGAATTACATGAGATGGAAAGAATGCCCGGGTTTCTACTAGCTCTTGAAGATAAAAAGAATACTCTTGGCACCACTCATGCGCCTGACTTTCTTGGCTTAAATCAATGGAACAGTCTTTGGCAGAGTTCAAATGAAGGTGAAGGTGTTATTATCGGTATTGCTGATAGTGGTATTCGCCATACTCATGTGTCTTTCAAAGATGATGGCACAATGCCAGACCCACCGTTGAAATGGCGGGGTTGTTGTCAATATGTGACGCCTAATTGTGACCCTTGGTCCCCTTCCAAATGCAACAACAAGCTCATCGGAGCAAGAGCAGTTGGTTCAATTGGATCACCTGATGATGAAATTGGGCATGGTACACATGTGGCGAGTACAGCAGGAGGGAGCCGTGTTTACAACGCCGGTGTGCTCGGACAAGCGAAAGGCGTAGCAGTAGGTATGGCACCGAGAGCTCACTTGGCAATGTACAGGATATGTACTGCCAACAAAAACCATGAAGATGAGTGCACAGACAGGGACATACTGGGTGGTATAGACCAAGCAATCACTGATGGAGTTGATGTGCTATCGTTGTCAATAGACACACCGAAAGATTATATCCAAGATACTGTTGTCAAAAGCACATTTGCAGGGGTTGAGAAAGGAATACTAGCTAGTGCTTGTGCCGGAAATGGCGGGATGTTTCCATCTAGGCTAGCTAATGACGTACCGTGGATTTTAACTGTAGGTGCTACTTCCATGGATAGAGTTGTCAAGGCGACTGTGAAGCTTGGTAATGGGATGGAACTTGAGGGCCAATCTGCATACCAACCGAGCTCTTTTTCATCTTCGACAATGTTGGAGTTGATTTACCCAGGAGAGATCGTTAAGAATGATTTTAATAAGGCATGCAAATCAGCAGCACTAAATTTTTTCGATTTGAAAGGAAAGATAGTTGTGTGTGAAGCTTGGGTAACTAATGATGTTGCTAAAAGTGAAGCTGTGAAGAAGTACGGTGGTGCGGCCATGATTCTTCTGAGTCAATCATGGGACGGATTCACTACGTTCTCGGAAGCTCATGTGATTCCCACAGCACATCTCAACCATGTCGATTCTTTGAAGGTTGTCAGCTATTTTCGAACTGAAGCTAATCCAACAGCAACTATTATATTCGGTGGCACAAAAGACGGTGTGCGTCGCTCGCCTGCAGttggttccttctcttctagAGGACCGAGTTTGCGAAACGGTGGCATATTAAAGCCAGATATCATTGGCCCTGGTGTAGACATCCTCGCAGCTTGGAACAAACAAGTCGGCCCTGATCCATTTGGTTCCGATGATTCTGCTTTCAACTTTGCTCATGGATGTTCAATGGCGACACCAATGCTGGCCGGAATCATAGCACTGCTCAAAAGCACTCATCCTGACTGGTCTCCGGCTATGATCAAGTCAGCAATCATGACAACAGCTCATACGACAGATCGCACAGGGCAGCCCATCGCCGATGAGAAATCAAACACATATGACAAAGCAAGCTTTTTCGCTATGGGAGCAGGGCATGTCGACCCGACAAGAGCTAATGATCCAGGCCTTGTTTACAATACTACACCAGAAGATTACATTGGCTATCTTTGTTCGTTGAAGCAACTATCCGAATTTTCTATCGGCATAATTATTCGACGGCGAAATTTCCACTGTGCTGACTATGTGAAAATAGAGCCTGAGCAGCTGAACTATCCCTCCATCTCAGTATCCATGAATAATGCATTACTGAAGAAGATAACAAGGACTGTGATAAATGTTGGGGAATCAAACTCAGTGTACAAAGTGGAGG